A genomic region of Bactrocera dorsalis isolate Fly_Bdor chromosome 3, ASM2337382v1, whole genome shotgun sequence contains the following coding sequences:
- the LOC105227758 gene encoding probable citrate synthase, mitochondrial encodes MNFFRRSSHQCVRSLAPNMSKICRRWNSSKCDTKGGKGGKADLRSVLAEKIKSEQERLKKFVKEHGNTKLGEVKISQIYGGMRGIPALLCETSLLDPNEGIRFRGFSIPECQKQMPKAECGDEPLPEGIFWLLLTGNIPTAEQTKMVTDEWNAKAALPDYVKKMLDNLPKDLHPMSQFSMAVTSLNKDSKFLKAYHSGVKRAEFWKYSLEDGITLLAKLPNIAARIYRNIYRDGKGCDEIDKKLDWSANYGRMLGFDDPFFFELLRLYLFLHSDHDSGNVSSHTTHLVASALSDPFLAYGAGLSGLAGPLHGLANQEVLDWIGKMQKELGSKNPPEDKVKEYVQKTLKSGHVIPGYGHAVLRKTDPRYMALQAFGERYLPKYETYLLVKTIYKVVPPILKSMQKIKNPWANVDAHSGVLLRYYGLKEMEYYTVLFGISRAIGVLSSITWHRALQIPIERPKSFTSDALMKFVKGKSGSKSKCDDKGDKK; translated from the coding sequence ATGAATTTCTTTCGACGTTCGTCGCATCAGTGCGTTAGGTCCTTGGCACCAAATATGAGTAAAATATGTAGACGTTGGAACAGCAGTAAATGCGATACGAAGGGTGGTAAAGGCGGTAAAGCAGATCTTCGTTCAGTCCTCGCCGAGAAAATCAAATCCGAACAAGAACGACTCAAGAAGTTTGTCAAAGAGCATGGTAACACCAAATTAGGCGAAGTGAAGATATCACAAATTTACGGTGGTATGCGTGGTATACCAGCATTACTTTGCGAAACTTCGTTACTGGATCCCAATGAAGGTATACGTTTCCGAGGTTTCAGCATACCAGAATGTCAAAAACAAATGCCGAAGGCTGAGTGTGGCGACGAACCTTTGCCAGAGGGCATCTTTTGGTTATTACTGACGGGTAACATACCCACTGCAGAGCAGACAAAAATGGTGACCGACGAATGGAATGCAAAGGCCGCGCTGCCggattatgttaaaaaaatgttagatAATTTACCAAAAGATCTGCATCCAATGTCACAATTTTCAATGGCTGTAACATCGCTCAACAAAGACAGTAAATTCTTAAAAGCCTACCATTCCGGCGTAAAGCGAGCCGAGTTCTGGAAGTATTCGCTGGAGGATGGCATAACCCTACTTGCCAAATTGCCAAATATAGCGGCGCGAATTTATCGAAACATCTATCGTGACGGCAAGGGCTGCGATGAGATCGATAAGAAACTGGATTGGTCGGCCAACTACGGCCGCATGTTAGGCTTCGACGATCCATtctttttcgaacttttacgcCTGTATCTGTTCTTACACAGCGATCACGATTCGGGCAATGTTTCATCACATACCACTCACTTAGTGGCGTCGGCATTAAGTGATCCGTTCCTTGCATATGGAGCCGGTCTAAGCGGTTTAGCTGGGCCTCTACATGGTTTGGCCAATCAAGAAGTATTAGATTGGAtaggaaaaatgcaaaaagaatTGGGTAGTAAAAATCCACCAGAGGACAAAGTCAAAGAATATGTGCAGAAAACGTTGAAATCAGGCCATGTGATACCCGGTTACGGACATGCGGTTTTGCGTAAGACTGATCCACGCTATATGGCGCTGCAAGCATTCGGCGAAAGGTATTTGCCAAAATACGAAACCTATCTGTTGGTGAAAACAATTTACAAAGTGGTCCCACCCATTCTCAAATCaatgcagaaaataaaaaatcccTGGGCAAATGTGGATGCCCATTCCGGTGTCTTGTTGCGCTACTATGGCTTGAAGGAAATGGAATACTATACGGTGCTGTTTGGGATTTCACGCGCAATTGGTGTGTTATCATCCATAACCTGGCATCGGGCCTTACAAATACCCATTGAACGACCGAAGAGCTTCACTAGCGATGCACTAATGAAGTTTGTGAAAGGAAAATCAGGTAGTAAAAGCAAATGCGATGACAAAGGtgataaaaaatag